From a region of the Deltaproteobacteria bacterium genome:
- a CDS encoding toll/interleukin-1 receptor domain-containing protein produces the protein MAMQKKVFVSYCHQQGEWVWDRLVPCLKVGGAEVLIDRERFQAGKAVVGQMDAIQDEADVHLPILSSDYLASPYCLHEMERAIARDPDFHTGRVVPVLRVVCPLPNAIAKPNPLFVDLCNDQQVHPWDVLLNACGADLGATVPEWLRARDEVRSFLGQQQSVNLVIHGAPRWRKLIEHLRTEHLKDLGVVDLEDGRTASRRGLVTEILRAGNRQKVVPPEPEDLITLAAAFASPPPVRLAVKHFDHVLARPHYGSDLFAALRHLIMEVRSLVLLVQSRAPFATLLPHGHPLSVIDIKTVELRGRP, from the coding sequence GTGGCCATGCAAAAGAAGGTCTTCGTTAGTTACTGTCACCAGCAAGGGGAATGGGTGTGGGATCGGTTGGTGCCCTGCTTGAAGGTCGGCGGAGCCGAGGTGCTGATCGACCGCGAACGTTTTCAAGCTGGTAAGGCCGTAGTCGGGCAAATGGACGCCATCCAAGATGAAGCAGATGTCCACCTCCCGATCCTGTCGTCCGATTATCTGGCGAGTCCGTACTGTCTTCATGAAATGGAGCGTGCGATCGCGCGCGACCCGGACTTTCACACTGGACGGGTCGTCCCGGTGCTGCGGGTGGTTTGTCCTTTGCCGAATGCCATCGCCAAACCGAATCCGCTCTTTGTTGATCTTTGCAACGATCAGCAAGTCCACCCCTGGGATGTTCTTCTCAACGCCTGCGGAGCGGACCTGGGCGCGACGGTGCCGGAGTGGCTGCGGGCACGCGATGAGGTACGGAGTTTCTTGGGACAGCAGCAGTCGGTCAATTTGGTAATCCACGGTGCGCCACGCTGGCGAAAGTTGATTGAGCATCTGCGAACCGAACATCTCAAGGACTTGGGCGTGGTGGATCTGGAAGACGGTCGCACCGCCTCCCGGCGTGGGCTAGTGACGGAAATCCTGCGCGCCGGCAATCGTCAGAAAGTGGTCCCGCCCGAGCCTGAAGACCTCATCACGCTGGCGGCGGCCTTCGCCTCTCCCCCTCCTGTACGTTTGGCCGTCAAGCATTTCGATCACGTCTTGGCTCGTCCCCATTATGGCAGCGATTTGTTCGCCGCCCTGCGACATCTGATTATGGAAGTGCGCTCATTGGTGCTCCTGGTCCAATCGCGTGCGCCGTTTGCCACCTTGCTTCCCCACGGGCATCCGTTGTCCGTCATCGACATTAAAACCGTTGAACTGCGAGGGCGACCATGA
- the pcaG gene encoding protocatechuate 3,4-dioxygenase subunit alpha yields MKLKQTPSQTVGPFFSKALLHEGGNDLAARGAAGQPVVITGRVLDGDGAPVSDALVEIWQANAAGRYDHPDDTRDLPTDPHFSGFGRAGTDAQGNFRFRTIKPGPVPGTDSSLQAPHIVVSVFARGLLKRLVTRLYFPDEPLNAHDPVLASVPDATRRTTLIARSTDGASTLVLRFDIVLQGDNETVFFDI; encoded by the coding sequence ATGAAACTCAAGCAAACTCCGTCGCAAACCGTTGGGCCATTCTTCTCCAAGGCGCTGCTGCACGAAGGCGGGAACGATCTCGCGGCGCGCGGCGCTGCCGGGCAACCGGTTGTCATCACCGGGCGCGTGCTCGACGGCGACGGCGCACCGGTGTCGGATGCGCTGGTAGAAATTTGGCAAGCCAACGCCGCCGGACGCTATGACCACCCCGACGACACCAGAGACCTTCCGACCGATCCCCACTTTAGCGGCTTCGGGCGCGCTGGCACGGACGCGCAAGGAAACTTTCGCTTCCGCACGATCAAGCCCGGCCCGGTGCCGGGAACGGACTCCTCGCTGCAAGCCCCACATATCGTGGTGTCGGTCTTTGCCCGCGGATTGCTGAAGCGACTGGTCACACGCCTTTACTTTCCAGACGAGCCGCTCAACGCCCACGATCCGGTCCTCGCCTCGGTGCCCGACGCCACCCGGCGTACCACGCTGATTGCGCGTTCGACAGACGGTGCATCCACACTCGTCTTGCGTTTCGACATCGTATTGCAAGGGGACAACGAAACGGTCTTCTTCGACATCTAG
- the pcaH gene encoding protocatechuate 3,4-dioxygenase subunit beta, which produces MVTPIRYSREDVSAHPAPAPTAYASTLKRVPRHAPVHLEHTLSEVTGPQFGPEAVSAADADLSRWNGGEALGERIIVTGRVLDENAQPIPGTLIDLWQANAAGRYLHEIDQHNAPLDPHFSGVGRVISDEQGQYRFLTVKPGAYPWRNHHNAWRPQHIHFSLYGPSFATRLITQMYFPGDPLLALDPIFNSIADADARQRLVATFDIEVTMPEYALGYRFDIVLRGREVTLLEA; this is translated from the coding sequence ATGGTGACCCCGATCCGCTACTCGCGCGAGGATGTCAGCGCGCATCCAGCCCCCGCACCTACCGCGTACGCCAGTACGCTCAAGCGCGTGCCACGTCATGCCCCGGTTCACCTTGAGCACACGCTTTCGGAAGTGACCGGGCCGCAGTTCGGACCCGAAGCCGTGAGCGCCGCCGACGCAGACCTCAGCCGCTGGAATGGCGGTGAGGCGCTGGGCGAGCGGATCATCGTTACTGGACGGGTGCTGGACGAAAACGCCCAGCCCATTCCCGGAACGCTCATCGACCTGTGGCAAGCCAACGCCGCCGGACGGTATCTGCACGAGATCGATCAGCACAACGCCCCACTCGATCCGCATTTTTCCGGGGTCGGGCGCGTCATCAGCGACGAGCAGGGCCAGTATCGTTTCCTCACGGTGAAGCCGGGTGCCTATCCCTGGCGCAATCACCACAACGCGTGGCGGCCACAGCATATCCACTTCAGCCTCTATGGTCCGAGCTTTGCCACCCGACTCATCACGCAGATGTACTTCCCCGGCGATCCGCTGTTGGCGCTGGACCCGATCTTCAACAGCATTGCCGACGCGGACGCACGCCAGCGGCTGGTGGCGACGTTCGACATCGAGGTGACGATGCCGGAGTATGCGCTGGGCTATCGCTTCGATATCGTGTTGCGCGGCCGCGAAGTCACTCTGCTGGAGGCATGA
- a CDS encoding aminomethyl transferase family protein, translated as MRTTPEGYFTVRWGQPEYTDWIDESMSWKETCYIGDWSFLWERRFRGPDVLKLFADISVNSFAQFAIGQAKHVIHCNEAGKVIHEGILNRLGEDEFMLFGRGGFWVDYHLRHGRYDATSEQDDWFNYQVSGPNSLHVIEKLTGRSIRDIKFMHSAKIHINGREVRALRQGMAGELGYEIQGPRAYAAEIYAAIIEAGKEFGIRQLGGRAVFINHLEACFPTIITDYLPAIFGDDMQAYLDEFQAAMPAFAVTFNLAGSFEADDVSAWYRSPVELGWASRIKFDHDFLGRKALEEEVAHPKRAMRTLVWNADDIVEVYASLFRQGKPFHYMEMPRDQRGFMYADKVLSGDKMVGVATSRGYSYHFRQMLSLCTIDVEHSTPGTEVTVIWGEPGEPQKEIRATVAPAPYKTDNRRVDVSKL; from the coding sequence ATGCGGACGACGCCCGAAGGGTACTTTACGGTGCGCTGGGGGCAGCCTGAGTACACGGACTGGATCGACGAGAGTATGTCGTGGAAAGAGACGTGTTACATCGGCGATTGGTCCTTCTTATGGGAGCGCCGCTTCCGGGGGCCGGACGTGCTCAAGCTCTTCGCGGACATCTCGGTCAACAGCTTCGCGCAGTTCGCCATCGGTCAGGCCAAACATGTCATCCACTGTAACGAAGCCGGGAAGGTCATCCATGAAGGCATCCTCAATCGCCTCGGCGAAGACGAATTTATGTTGTTCGGTCGCGGCGGCTTTTGGGTCGATTATCACCTACGGCATGGCCGCTATGACGCCACCTCAGAACAGGACGACTGGTTCAACTACCAGGTCTCCGGCCCGAACTCTCTCCACGTCATCGAGAAGCTCACCGGCAGAAGCATCCGCGACATCAAGTTCATGCACTCGGCCAAGATTCACATCAACGGACGGGAGGTGCGGGCCTTACGCCAAGGCATGGCCGGTGAGCTGGGGTACGAGATCCAAGGACCGCGTGCGTATGCCGCCGAGATTTACGCCGCCATCATCGAGGCGGGGAAAGAGTTCGGCATCCGGCAGTTGGGCGGACGAGCCGTCTTCATCAACCACCTGGAGGCGTGCTTTCCCACGATCATCACCGATTATCTGCCGGCGATCTTTGGGGACGACATGCAGGCGTATTTGGACGAGTTTCAGGCGGCCATGCCCGCATTTGCCGTCACGTTTAACCTCGCCGGCAGCTTCGAGGCCGACGATGTGAGCGCCTGGTACCGCAGTCCCGTCGAACTCGGCTGGGCCAGCCGGATCAAGTTCGACCACGATTTCCTCGGTCGGAAAGCGCTGGAGGAAGAGGTTGCGCATCCCAAGCGAGCGATGCGGACGCTGGTCTGGAACGCTGACGACATTGTCGAAGTCTATGCCTCGCTCTTCCGCCAGGGCAAGCCGTTTCATTATATGGAGATGCCGCGCGATCAGCGGGGGTTCATGTACGCTGACAAAGTCCTCAGCGGTGACAAGATGGTTGGCGTGGCCACCTCACGTGGCTACAGCTACCACTTCCGGCAAATGCTCTCCCTGTGCACCATCGACGTGGAACACAGTACCCCCGGCACCGAAGTCACCGTCATCTGGGGCGAACCGGGCGAACCACAAAAAGAGATTCGAGCCACCGTCGCCCCGGCCCCCTATAAGACGGACAATCGCCGCGTCGATGTGAGCAAATTGTAG
- a CDS encoding nucleotidyltransferase domain-containing protein: protein MLAMQDKLLLEHFKNLLLENGIPLQSLVLFGSRARGEAEAESDYDVLVVVERIDRKIRATISRCAWEAGFQDCLVIAPIVVTREDVEQSPFRSSLLMQAIRKEGVTI from the coding sequence ATGCTTGCGATGCAGGACAAATTGCTCCTTGAGCATTTCAAGAATCTGTTATTGGAGAACGGGATACCGCTTCAGAGCCTGGTGCTCTTCGGCTCACGGGCACGCGGAGAGGCAGAGGCGGAGTCCGATTACGATGTTCTGGTTGTGGTGGAGCGGATCGACCGGAAGATTCGTGCCACTATTAGCCGCTGCGCCTGGGAGGCCGGCTTTCAGGATTGTCTCGTGATCGCTCCTATCGTCGTCACTAGAGAAGATGTCGAGCAGAGTCCGTTCCGTTCCTCGCTCCTCATGCAAGCGATCCGCAAGGAAGGCGTCACGATATGA
- a CDS encoding DUF1501 domain-containing protein: MLSRRKFLQLSASLGVLAGLNKLSVAQTATDYKALVCLFMFGGHDGHNLVVPLESTQYNAYVAARGSLALPLGQLLPVSDPLLGPIGLHYALPELQTLFTQGKLAILANTGVLTQPTSYSDLGNPSFQLPSNLRSHSDQIILMQTGYPSANGSSGWGGRSLDQLQSYNAATTFPISIAMNSPAIYCAGNSTQGVSLQPGNYLDQNAFGIYPPTASQARAAAQQQIITTDSGNVIVNAANQAMVTARALNPLLTAAAGDATFPKPFPSNSIGNQLKDIARIISLNAQLSVGRQVFFCSLGGFDTHSGQSYQQWDLLQQISKALDAFSAAMSAWGLDQQVTAFTLSDFGRTLQPSGSGSNHGWGNHSLLLGGAVLGGKIHGRFPLMTNYANFNASADDYADNRGGMLPHTALVQYGATLAKWFGATDPQLDAIFPQLASFPVRDLGFMG, encoded by the coding sequence ATGTTATCTCGACGCAAATTTCTCCAACTGAGTGCGAGTCTGGGCGTTCTGGCGGGGTTGAACAAATTGAGTGTCGCGCAAACAGCGACGGACTACAAAGCGCTGGTGTGCCTGTTTATGTTCGGCGGGCACGACGGCCACAACCTCGTCGTGCCGCTCGAAAGCACGCAATACAACGCCTATGTCGCCGCGCGTGGCTCGCTGGCGCTACCGCTTGGGCAGTTGCTCCCGGTCTCCGATCCTCTGCTTGGTCCAATTGGGCTGCACTACGCCCTGCCGGAACTGCAGACGTTGTTTACACAAGGAAAACTTGCCATCCTCGCAAACACAGGTGTCTTGACCCAGCCAACCAGTTACAGCGACCTCGGCAACCCGAGCTTTCAGCTACCCAGCAACCTGCGTTCGCACTCGGACCAAATCATCCTGATGCAAACCGGCTATCCCAGCGCCAACGGCAGTTCCGGTTGGGGCGGACGCTCACTCGACCAGCTCCAGAGTTATAACGCCGCCACCACGTTCCCGATCTCCATTGCCATGAACAGCCCGGCCATCTACTGCGCCGGTAACAGTACCCAGGGCGTGAGCTTGCAACCCGGCAACTATCTCGATCAGAACGCCTTCGGTATTTACCCGCCAACCGCGTCGCAGGCACGCGCAGCCGCTCAGCAGCAAATCATCACTACCGATAGCGGGAACGTGATCGTCAACGCCGCCAATCAAGCGATGGTCACTGCCCGTGCCCTCAATCCGCTGCTCACTGCTGCCGCCGGCGACGCCACCTTTCCCAAACCGTTTCCGTCCAACTCTATCGGCAATCAGCTCAAGGACATTGCCCGCATTATTAGTCTCAACGCCCAGCTCAGCGTAGGGCGGCAGGTTTTCTTCTGTAGCTTAGGCGGATTCGACACCCACAGCGGCCAGAGCTACCAGCAATGGGATTTGCTCCAGCAGATTAGCAAAGCCCTTGACGCCTTCTCTGCGGCGATGAGCGCCTGGGGGCTCGACCAGCAAGTGACAGCCTTCACCCTGTCCGACTTCGGACGCACCTTACAGCCCAGCGGCAGCGGCTCGAATCACGGCTGGGGGAATCACTCTCTACTTCTCGGCGGGGCTGTGTTGGGTGGAAAAATCCATGGCCGTTTTCCGCTCATGACCAACTACGCCAACTTCAACGCCTCCGCCGATGACTACGCCGACAATCGCGGCGGCATGTTACCGCACACTGCACTCGTGCAATACGGCGCGACGTTAGCGAAATGGTTCGGTGCCACTGACCCGCAGTTGGATGCTATTTTTCCGCAGCTTGCCAGCTTTCCCGTTCGCGATCTGGGGTTTATGGGATAG
- a CDS encoding ATP-binding protein, producing the protein MAWDDLCGIPFFGFDRLLVAYTEAFPVDGTAEIERLISTYPAQRMAALRARTTLLARQAATVAHLSLLDSIVAQLPGGNKDFLPETSQVRELVREIAQLQRHLDAITRPIFRAPTARLLCAEIENFSHKIGGFDQPLASEFRAAASQWLLLARRQFQEVQAASEREPSPQVFRAGDPVNRENEAFVRRESVFGELEKQVMLSTGCPGIVLYGRRRMGKTTILRNVRGLLPTTVVPVFVSMQNAQAFTSLDHFLHHLTTAISEAWPGHPVPPLRSSDLPAFMQCLADWNTHCLATGKRLLLAVDEYETLDEKIGTGVLSLDLLATLRESIQSHRQLTWAFAGSHEITELSHAPWTSYLVSARTIEVPLFTLEETRLLLTEPLQYSSLWQDRTTERPRFPVEFWGEGGIERIHYEAGGWPHLVQLIAETAINLLNDEKSVRSLNAALLERTCNAAVGYGTNVLTQLLRDESTLPGEWEYLAAFRTCATQPPPSDNALQRSLPRRLLVENADNGEWRLRVPLMARWLRERG; encoded by the coding sequence GTGGCCTGGGACGATCTGTGCGGCATTCCCTTCTTTGGGTTCGATCGTCTCTTAGTCGCCTACACCGAAGCGTTTCCGGTGGACGGCACTGCCGAGATCGAACGCCTGATTTCGACGTATCCTGCCCAACGCATGGCGGCGCTGCGGGCGCGCACGACCCTGTTGGCTCGCCAAGCGGCGACGGTTGCCCATCTGAGTCTGCTCGATAGCATCGTTGCGCAACTGCCGGGAGGCAATAAGGATTTTCTCCCCGAGACTTCGCAAGTGCGGGAATTGGTACGCGAGATCGCCCAATTGCAGCGCCACTTGGACGCCATCACGCGGCCCATCTTCCGCGCGCCTACCGCACGGCTGCTTTGCGCCGAGATCGAGAATTTTTCCCACAAGATCGGTGGCTTTGACCAGCCCTTGGCCAGTGAGTTTCGCGCGGCGGCCAGTCAGTGGCTGCTCCTGGCCCGGCGGCAGTTTCAGGAGGTGCAGGCGGCGAGCGAGCGAGAGCCGAGTCCGCAGGTGTTTCGCGCTGGCGATCCAGTGAATCGTGAGAACGAGGCCTTTGTCCGGCGCGAAAGCGTGTTCGGCGAGCTTGAAAAGCAGGTGATGCTCAGCACCGGCTGCCCTGGGATCGTGCTGTACGGCCGCCGCCGCATGGGGAAGACGACGATTCTGCGCAATGTCAGGGGACTTTTACCGACGACGGTCGTGCCCGTCTTTGTCTCCATGCAAAACGCGCAGGCATTTACCTCGCTCGATCATTTTCTCCACCACCTGACAACGGCGATCTCCGAGGCTTGGCCTGGGCATCCGGTGCCGCCACTCCGCTCCTCGGATCTTCCCGCGTTCATGCAATGCCTAGCGGATTGGAACACCCATTGCCTCGCCACCGGTAAGCGCCTGCTGCTGGCGGTGGATGAGTACGAAACTCTTGACGAAAAAATCGGCACTGGCGTGCTCTCACTGGATTTGCTTGCCACCCTCCGCGAATCGATTCAGTCGCACCGCCAGCTTACCTGGGCGTTTGCCGGGAGTCATGAGATTACCGAGCTGTCCCATGCCCCATGGACGTCGTATCTGGTCAGCGCACGCACGATAGAAGTCCCGCTGTTCACGCTGGAGGAGACGCGGCTGCTGCTTACCGAGCCGCTGCAATACTCTTCGCTGTGGCAAGACCGCACTACTGAGCGTCCGCGTTTTCCGGTCGAGTTTTGGGGCGAGGGCGGCATTGAGCGGATTCATTATGAGGCAGGGGGATGGCCGCATCTCGTACAGTTGATCGCGGAAACCGCCATCAACCTGCTGAACGACGAGAAAAGCGTACGATCGCTGAACGCGGCTTTACTCGAACGCACCTGCAATGCTGCGGTCGGATACGGGACCAACGTATTGACCCAGCTACTCCGTGACGAATCGACCCTGCCGGGAGAGTGGGAGTATCTGGCGGCGTTTCGCACCTGCGCGACCCAACCGCCGCCGAGCGACAACGCGCTCCAGCGCTCGCTCCCGCGTCGCTTGCTCGTGGAAAACGCCGACAACGGCGAGTGGCGGTTACGAGTACCGCTGATGGCGCGGTGGCTGCGCGAACGCGGGTGA
- a CDS encoding HEPN domain-containing protein — MNPEDIRQLVQGRIEQAEESLADAKMLLTTGRSGRSVVNRSYYALFYCVLALLQTINKTPRKHQGAISLFDREFVHTNVFAKELSFDLHRIFELRQVDDYQKIEPVGFDEAQDAVATAERFLAAVRQHLTESGHLPQ, encoded by the coding sequence ATGAACCCCGAAGACATCCGGCAGCTTGTGCAAGGAAGAATTGAGCAAGCAGAGGAAAGTCTTGCCGATGCCAAAATGCTACTGACTACCGGACGGAGCGGACGTTCTGTTGTGAACCGTTCGTATTATGCGCTGTTTTACTGTGTATTGGCTCTGCTCCAGACGATCAACAAAACTCCGCGAAAGCACCAGGGCGCGATCAGTCTCTTTGATCGAGAGTTCGTTCACACGAACGTGTTCGCCAAAGAGTTATCCTTCGACCTTCACCGAATCTTCGAACTACGGCAGGTTGACGACTATCAGAAAATCGAGCCGGTCGGTTTCGATGAAGCTCAAGATGCCGTCGCGACTGCCGAACGGTTTCTCGCCGCAGTGCGTCAACATCTGACAGAAAGCGGGCATCTGCCTCAGTGA
- the pcaB gene encoding 3-carboxy-cis,cis-muconate cycloisomerase has translation MSLHPAESAIWGAWYGTDEMREIFSDRAQLQYLLDVEAALARAQAKLGLVPPQVAAAITAAATVENIRLERIAASTRTVGYPVVGLVKELGRAAGEEAARYIHLGATTQDILDTALVLQMRQAYKHLRRDMLALAKALSAQAERYRDTPMAGRTHLQHAVPLTFGLKCAVWAAPLATHIERLDAAARRALVVEFGGAAGTLAPLGADGIAVMEALAQELGLGIPDLPWHVVRDGVAELVTLLGLLCGSLAKFALDITLLTQTEVAEVFEPHETGRGGSSTMPQKRNPIASEYILAAARGMHALVPLMLGAMVQDHERGTGPWQTEPLVIPQSFGLTAGALAHARVIAAGMTVDTRRMRQNLDATGGLIMAEAVATALTPIIGRAAAEEAVAQACEHAIATSRSLQETLRDDPTLGPHLSEATLERILDPASYLGSAGAFVDRVVARIATLEEH, from the coding sequence ATGAGCCTACATCCAGCGGAGTCGGCGATATGGGGCGCTTGGTACGGCACCGACGAGATGCGAGAGATTTTCTCCGACCGCGCGCAGCTCCAGTACCTGCTCGACGTCGAGGCCGCGCTCGCGCGCGCCCAGGCCAAGCTCGGTCTCGTGCCGCCGCAGGTCGCCGCAGCCATCACGGCGGCAGCCACAGTCGAGAACATCCGCCTGGAGCGGATAGCCGCCAGCACGCGCACGGTCGGATATCCAGTGGTCGGCCTGGTGAAAGAATTGGGGCGCGCGGCCGGCGAAGAAGCCGCGCGATATATCCACCTCGGCGCGACTACGCAGGACATCCTCGATACAGCGTTGGTGTTACAGATGCGCCAGGCGTACAAACACCTCCGCCGCGACATGCTGGCGCTGGCCAAGGCGCTGTCGGCGCAGGCAGAACGCTACCGCGACACTCCGATGGCCGGGCGCACGCATCTCCAACACGCGGTTCCCCTCACCTTCGGCCTTAAATGCGCCGTGTGGGCGGCACCGTTGGCAACACATATCGAGCGGCTGGATGCTGCCGCGCGGCGGGCCTTGGTCGTCGAATTTGGAGGCGCCGCCGGCACGCTCGCGCCGCTGGGAGCCGACGGGATCGCGGTGATGGAAGCCCTCGCTCAGGAACTCGGTCTGGGTATTCCCGACCTCCCCTGGCATGTCGTGCGCGACGGCGTGGCGGAGCTGGTCACACTCTTAGGATTGCTTTGTGGGAGCTTGGCGAAATTCGCGCTCGACATCACCCTCCTGACACAAACCGAGGTCGCTGAAGTGTTCGAGCCGCACGAGACCGGGCGCGGCGGGTCGAGCACCATGCCACAGAAGCGCAATCCGATCGCGAGCGAGTATATCCTGGCGGCGGCTCGCGGCATGCACGCACTGGTCCCACTCATGTTGGGCGCGATGGTACAAGATCATGAACGCGGGACGGGTCCGTGGCAGACCGAGCCGTTGGTCATTCCGCAAAGTTTTGGTCTCACTGCCGGAGCGCTCGCCCATGCACGGGTCATTGCCGCAGGAATGACCGTCGATACGAGGCGGATGCGCCAGAACCTCGACGCCACCGGCGGGCTGATTATGGCCGAGGCAGTGGCGACCGCGCTTACCCCGATCATCGGCCGGGCAGCGGCGGAAGAAGCCGTAGCCCAGGCTTGCGAGCATGCGATCGCGACGAGTCGCTCTTTGCAAGAAACGCTGCGCGACGATCCCACCCTCGGACCGCATCTTTCCGAGGCAACACTGGAGCGCATCTTAGACCCGGCATCGTACTTGGGTTCAGCCGGGGCGTTCGTCGATCGCGTCGTTGCCCGCATCGCGACACTTGAGGAGCACTAG